Proteins found in one Misgurnus anguillicaudatus chromosome 3, ASM2758022v2, whole genome shotgun sequence genomic segment:
- the ctnnd1 gene encoding catenin delta-1 isoform X2 — translation MEQCENAASLLASVREQEMQFERLTRALEEERRSVGPSGTLPRPLPTLQNGRVTGDAELERLKLSEGYINGTQYRMLDPGHMESVTVEEDPHESMPIISVEMNDDGSTRRTETTVKKITKTTTTRTVIPSISDNLSLDGGSVTGMSYNTPMERVYRPPEYPTATVPRNYHYGPQGGYDDYRSGPPSEAYASLSRGTRMDDRYRPVDGYRTLDSGFRTHSRPQLDPYMAQPQVGRLGSALEITGALQRFVPDSYGLEDDQRSLGYDEPDYGMGPPSMHYSTMPRLPHGHHPPPPRRTGSYEGFLDGDMSGAGDMYLWDRGAPLAQGERGSMASLDSTLRKGPAPTTWRQPELPEVIAMLNYRLDPVKSNAAAYLQHLTFKNDKVKSDVRRLKGIPALVSMLDNPKKEVHYAACGALKNISYGRDPDNKIAIKNCDGIPALVRLLRKTRDQDLTDSITGTLWNLSSHDSVKMEIVDHALNALTSEVMVPHSGWERGNEGGEESCKPRHLEWETALTNTTGCLRNVSSERSEARRKLRECFGLVDSLMYIVQSQINCKDVDNKLIENSVCLLRNLSYQVHREIPGCERYQETMPVNQGPAPATQKGGCFSSKKGKGKKEDDGTSDTIDIPKRTTPAKGFELLFQPEVVRVYTSLLKESKNPSVLEAAAGAVQNLCAGRWSYGRYIRATMRQEHGLPMMTELLSHGNDRVVRAMSGALRNLAIDARNRELLGKHAVPNLVANLPGGGQSQPARALSEETIVSVLSTMVEVIGSSVDAAKTLRSSQGIERLVLINKDSNRSDREVRGAGLVLQIVWGFKELRRTLEKDGWKKTDFMVNLNPPNNTRTNGGYEDSTLPLIDRGGKQDRDRDMIPMNDMGPDAYSTIDQRGRRNTLDDTLDRDRDAPQGGMYGERRGSMPLLDTYDENLIVCITRREFSTPAYCPC, via the exons ATGGAGCAGTGTGAGAATGCCGCATCTCTCCTGGCCTCCGTGCGAGAGCAGGAGATGCAGTTTGAGCGTCTGACTCGAGCTCTGGAGGAGGAGAGGAGGAGTGTGGGGCCCTCCGGTACCCTACCCCGCCCCCTCCCTACCCTGCAG AACGGGCGTGTCACTGGTGATGCGGAGTTAGAACGACTTAAATTAAGTGAGGGATATATAAACGGGACACAG TACAGGATGTTGGACCCTGGTCATATGGAGTCGGTCACAGTGGAGGAGGACCCTCATGAGTCAATGCCGATTATTTCTGTCGAAATGAATGACGATGGATCCACACGTCGCACTGAGACTACA GTTAAGAAGATCACAAAGACGACCACTACACGAACAGTCATTCCCTCCATCTCCGACAACCTCTCTTTGGACGGTGGCTCAGTTACCGGGATGAGTTATAATACTCCAATGGAGCGTGTGTATAGGCCACCGGAGTACCCGACTGCTACTGTCCCACGTAACTACCACTATGGTCCACAAGGGGGCTATGACGATTACCGGAGCGGACCACCTTCTGAAGCCTACGCCAGTCTCAGCCGAGGGACTCGTATGGATGACCGCTACAG GCCCGTAGATGGGTACCGCACGCTGGACTCCGGCTTCCGTACTCACAGCCGACCCCAGTTGGACCCATACATGGCCCAGCCGCAGGTAGGCCGTTTGGGCAGTGCTCTCGAGATCACCGGAGCCCTTCAGCGTTTTGTCCCAGATTCCTACGGCCTTGAGGATGACCAGAGGAGCCTGGGATACGACGAACCTGATTACGGCATGGGGCCGCCGTCCATGCATTACAGCACAATGCCCCGGTTACCACATGGACACCATCCGCCTCCCCCACGCAGGACAGG GTCATATGAGGGCTTTCTTGACGGTGATATGTCTGGAGCTGGTgatatgtatttgtgggatagAGGAGCACCGTTGGCTCAGGGCGAAAGAGGCAGCATGGCATCACTGGACAGTACGCTCCGCAAGGGCCCCGCCCCCACCACATGGAGGCAGCCTGAACTTCCTGAAGTCATTGCTATGCTCAACTACCGCCTGGACCCTGTCAAAAGCAATGCTGCGGCCTACCTGCAGCATCTCACTTTTAAGAACGATAAG GTAAAGTCAGATGTAAGACGACTAAAGGGAATCCCGGCACTGGTATCCATGCTTGATAACCCAAAGAAGGAAGTGCATTATGCAGCATGCGGAGCTCTCAAGAACATCTCATATGGACGGGATCCAGATAACAAGATAGCCATCAAGAACTGTGACGGGATCCCCGCTCTGGTGCGGCTACTGAGGAAGACGCGAGATCAGGACCTTACCGATTCTATAACAG GCACGTTGTGGAACCTTTCCTCTCACGACTCCGTGAAAATGGAGATTGTTGACCACGCGCTGAATGCTCTGACCAGTGAGGTCATGGTGCCGCACTCGGGCTGGGAAAGAGGGAATGAGGGGGGCGAGGAGAGCTGCAAACCCAGACACCTGGAGTGGGAGACCGCGCTCACCAACACCACTGGCTGTTTAAG GAATGTGAGCTCGGAGCGTAGCGAGGCCAGGAGGAAGCTGAGGGAGTGCTTCGGATTGGTCGATTCTCTCATGTATATCGTCCAATCGCAGATCAACTGTAAAGATGTGGATAACAAG CTGATAGAGAACAGTGTGTGTCTGCTGAGAAATCTGTCCTACCAAGTGCATCGGGAGATCCCAGGCTGCGAACGCTACCAGGAAACGATGCCCGTCAACCAAGGCCCCGCCCCTGCTACCCAAAAAGGCGGCTGCTTCAGCTCCAAAAAGGGCAAAG GCAAGAAAGAGGACGACGGGACCTCAGATACGATTGACATTCCAAAGAGAACCACACCAGCCAAAG GTTTTGAGTTGCTGTTCCAGCCAGAAGTGGTGCGCGTGTACACTTCACTCCTAAAAGAGAGCAAGAACCCGTCGGTTCTAGAAGCAGCTGCTGGAGCCGTGCAGAATCTTTGCGCAGGCCGCTGGAGT TATGGGCGGTACATCCGAGCAACGATGAGACAGGAGCACGGCCTGCCAATGATGACGGAGCTGTTGTCTCATGGGAACGATCGAGTGGTCAGAGCAATGTCTGGAGCTCTAAGGAACCTGGCCATTGACGCTCGCAATCGTGAGCTGCTAG GGAAACATGCAGTGCCTAACCTGGTGGCTAATCTACCTGGTGGTGGTCAGAGTCAACCCGCGCGTGCGCTCTCGGAGGAAACCATAGTATCCGTTCTTAGCACTATGGTGGAGGTGATCGGGTCCAGCGTAGATGCTGCCAAAACCCTGCGCAGCTCCCAGGGCATCGAGAGACTGGTGCTTATTAACAAAGACAG CAACCGCTCGGATAGGGAAGTACGTGGCGCTGGGCTTGTCCTGCAGATCGTTTGGGGCTTTAAAGAGCTTCGCCGCACACTGGAGAAAGACGGCTGGAAGAAAACAGACTTCATGGTCAACCTCAACCCTCCCAACAACACGCGCACCAACGGGGGATATGAGGACAGCACCCTGCCACTAATAGACAGGG GAGGCAAACAGGACAGAGATCGAGATATGATTCCTATGAATGACATGGGACCAG ATGCTTATTCTACGATAGACCAGAGAGGACGGAGGAACACTTTAGACGACACTTTGGACCGAGACCGAGATGCACCTCAG GGAGGAATGTATGGGGAGAGGCGGGGCTCTATGCCTCTGTTGGACACTTATGATG AAAATCTGATAGTGTGCATCACCCGCCGTGAGTTTTCCACTCCTGCCTACTGTCCCTGCTGA
- the ctnnd1 gene encoding catenin delta-1 isoform X5, whose protein sequence is MLDPGHMESVTVEEDPHESMPIISVEMNDDGSTRRTETTVKKITKTTTTRTVIPSISDNLSLDGGSVTGMSYNTPMERVYRPPEYPTATVPRNYHYGPQGGYDDYRSGPPSEAYASLSRGTRMDDRYRPVDGYRTLDSGFRTHSRPQLDPYMAQPQVGRLGSALEITGALQRFVPDSYGLEDDQRSLGYDEPDYGMGPPSMHYSTMPRLPHGHHPPPPRRTGSYEGFLDGDMSGAGDMYLWDRGAPLAQGERGSMASLDSTLRKGPAPTTWRQPELPEVIAMLNYRLDPVKSNAAAYLQHLTFKNDKVKSDVRRLKGIPALVSMLDNPKKEVHYAACGALKNISYGRDPDNKIAIKNCDGIPALVRLLRKTRDQDLTDSITGTLWNLSSHDSVKMEIVDHALNALTSEVMVPHSGWERGNEGGEESCKPRHLEWETALTNTTGCLRNVSSERSEARRKLRECFGLVDSLMYIVQSQINCKDVDNKLIENSVCLLRNLSYQVHREIPGCERYQETMPVNQGPAPATQKGGCFSSKKGKDEWFSKGKKEDDGTSDTIDIPKRTTPAKGFELLFQPEVVRVYTSLLKESKNPSVLEAAAGAVQNLCAGRWSYGRYIRATMRQEHGLPMMTELLSHGNDRVVRAMSGALRNLAIDARNRELLGKHAVPNLVANLPGGGQSQPARALSEETIVSVLSTMVEVIGSSVDAAKTLRSSQGIERLVLINKDSNRSDREVRGAGLVLQIVWGFKELRRTLEKDGWKKTDFMVNLNPPNNTRTNGGYEDSTLPLIDRGGKQDRDRDMIPMNDMGPDAYSTIDQRGRRNTLDDTLDRDRDAPQGGMYGERRGSMPLLDTYDENLIVCITRREFSTPAYCPC, encoded by the exons ATGTTGGACCCTGGTCATATGGAGTCGGTCACAGTGGAGGAGGACCCTCATGAGTCAATGCCGATTATTTCTGTCGAAATGAATGACGATGGATCCACACGTCGCACTGAGACTACA GTTAAGAAGATCACAAAGACGACCACTACACGAACAGTCATTCCCTCCATCTCCGACAACCTCTCTTTGGACGGTGGCTCAGTTACCGGGATGAGTTATAATACTCCAATGGAGCGTGTGTATAGGCCACCGGAGTACCCGACTGCTACTGTCCCACGTAACTACCACTATGGTCCACAAGGGGGCTATGACGATTACCGGAGCGGACCACCTTCTGAAGCCTACGCCAGTCTCAGCCGAGGGACTCGTATGGATGACCGCTACAG GCCCGTAGATGGGTACCGCACGCTGGACTCCGGCTTCCGTACTCACAGCCGACCCCAGTTGGACCCATACATGGCCCAGCCGCAGGTAGGCCGTTTGGGCAGTGCTCTCGAGATCACCGGAGCCCTTCAGCGTTTTGTCCCAGATTCCTACGGCCTTGAGGATGACCAGAGGAGCCTGGGATACGACGAACCTGATTACGGCATGGGGCCGCCGTCCATGCATTACAGCACAATGCCCCGGTTACCACATGGACACCATCCGCCTCCCCCACGCAGGACAGG GTCATATGAGGGCTTTCTTGACGGTGATATGTCTGGAGCTGGTgatatgtatttgtgggatagAGGAGCACCGTTGGCTCAGGGCGAAAGAGGCAGCATGGCATCACTGGACAGTACGCTCCGCAAGGGCCCCGCCCCCACCACATGGAGGCAGCCTGAACTTCCTGAAGTCATTGCTATGCTCAACTACCGCCTGGACCCTGTCAAAAGCAATGCTGCGGCCTACCTGCAGCATCTCACTTTTAAGAACGATAAG GTAAAGTCAGATGTAAGACGACTAAAGGGAATCCCGGCACTGGTATCCATGCTTGATAACCCAAAGAAGGAAGTGCATTATGCAGCATGCGGAGCTCTCAAGAACATCTCATATGGACGGGATCCAGATAACAAGATAGCCATCAAGAACTGTGACGGGATCCCCGCTCTGGTGCGGCTACTGAGGAAGACGCGAGATCAGGACCTTACCGATTCTATAACAG GCACGTTGTGGAACCTTTCCTCTCACGACTCCGTGAAAATGGAGATTGTTGACCACGCGCTGAATGCTCTGACCAGTGAGGTCATGGTGCCGCACTCGGGCTGGGAAAGAGGGAATGAGGGGGGCGAGGAGAGCTGCAAACCCAGACACCTGGAGTGGGAGACCGCGCTCACCAACACCACTGGCTGTTTAAG GAATGTGAGCTCGGAGCGTAGCGAGGCCAGGAGGAAGCTGAGGGAGTGCTTCGGATTGGTCGATTCTCTCATGTATATCGTCCAATCGCAGATCAACTGTAAAGATGTGGATAACAAG CTGATAGAGAACAGTGTGTGTCTGCTGAGAAATCTGTCCTACCAAGTGCATCGGGAGATCCCAGGCTGCGAACGCTACCAGGAAACGATGCCCGTCAACCAAGGCCCCGCCCCTGCTACCCAAAAAGGCGGCTGCTTCAGCTCCAAAAAGGGCAAAG ACGAGTGGTTTTCCAAag GCAAGAAAGAGGACGACGGGACCTCAGATACGATTGACATTCCAAAGAGAACCACACCAGCCAAAG GTTTTGAGTTGCTGTTCCAGCCAGAAGTGGTGCGCGTGTACACTTCACTCCTAAAAGAGAGCAAGAACCCGTCGGTTCTAGAAGCAGCTGCTGGAGCCGTGCAGAATCTTTGCGCAGGCCGCTGGAGT TATGGGCGGTACATCCGAGCAACGATGAGACAGGAGCACGGCCTGCCAATGATGACGGAGCTGTTGTCTCATGGGAACGATCGAGTGGTCAGAGCAATGTCTGGAGCTCTAAGGAACCTGGCCATTGACGCTCGCAATCGTGAGCTGCTAG GGAAACATGCAGTGCCTAACCTGGTGGCTAATCTACCTGGTGGTGGTCAGAGTCAACCCGCGCGTGCGCTCTCGGAGGAAACCATAGTATCCGTTCTTAGCACTATGGTGGAGGTGATCGGGTCCAGCGTAGATGCTGCCAAAACCCTGCGCAGCTCCCAGGGCATCGAGAGACTGGTGCTTATTAACAAAGACAG CAACCGCTCGGATAGGGAAGTACGTGGCGCTGGGCTTGTCCTGCAGATCGTTTGGGGCTTTAAAGAGCTTCGCCGCACACTGGAGAAAGACGGCTGGAAGAAAACAGACTTCATGGTCAACCTCAACCCTCCCAACAACACGCGCACCAACGGGGGATATGAGGACAGCACCCTGCCACTAATAGACAGGG GAGGCAAACAGGACAGAGATCGAGATATGATTCCTATGAATGACATGGGACCAG ATGCTTATTCTACGATAGACCAGAGAGGACGGAGGAACACTTTAGACGACACTTTGGACCGAGACCGAGATGCACCTCAG GGAGGAATGTATGGGGAGAGGCGGGGCTCTATGCCTCTGTTGGACACTTATGATG AAAATCTGATAGTGTGCATCACCCGCCGTGAGTTTTCCACTCCTGCCTACTGTCCCTGCTGA